Within the Miscanthus floridulus cultivar M001 chromosome 2, ASM1932011v1, whole genome shotgun sequence genome, the region CCACCTTTTATTGGTTTGTTTTTTTTGGTGAATTTGAGAGTTGTTTAGTCAGCAGGCTTATGTACTGTTCCGAAACTTATTGAGAAGCAAAAGTTGCCAGGCTGTTTTGGTTTCTCAGTCTAGCTGCAATGCAGCGTGTGCTGTTCCTCCGACCGCCAGATAGCTGCTGACTGAGTTTGGACAACAAGTTCAATCCGCTGAACCTGGTAGCTGCATCTCCTTTCAGTGTTTTAGTCATCGGGAGTAGTAGGATTTCGGTGGCTGCAATCTACCAGGAACACATCGGTTGTAGCTAGGCCAATATTATCTATGCACTCCATAGCTTGTGTAACAAATTTGTACTATTCTGGAATTCCGAATACAGGTATCTTATTTGCATTTGCTTTTTTCAGTTCCTAATTCCCATGAACCTAGACAAAGAAAGTTATCAGTCATGGTTGATCCTATCCGTTTTACCTTGAATCGTTGCATCCATTGTAAAATACTTATCTACTTTTACCTGTTTAAAACTGAAAGCTGAGTGCTGATCAGGTACTTCTTTGCATCCATCTAGAATCCACTGTTCTCTATTTTCATACATAAAAATAAATGTATTGTCTTCTATCTCCTGCTTGTTTCAAACTTCTGCTATACACATATTAGAGGTTCATACTATGATAGTATAGGTCTTGAATTTCCATCGGTAGTTCTACATTTGCCTACCACATTAACAAGCAATTTATCCATTGCAAGCTTGGGATCAAAAGAACAAAATCAATGATGCTTTGTACATTCATTAAAATATTGTGTTTCTTGTGCTTACTCACACTTAAATTTGAAGCTCCCTCTTCATGACACTGCTTAACTACTAATGTCGATTTATTGTACAGAGTATTGCTTCATCTGGTTGATCTGCTATTTTTTTATAATGCTTCTTCTGAGAAGATTACATTTTAAGTTTACATAAGCTAGCCTTGTATCTTGCTTCCTGTAATTTGTTAACATGGTGGTACACTCTATTTTTTCAGAGAAACAAGAGGCAGTGAGGAAGCTGATGGAGACCTCAGGTATCTATGAATCTTTTTTCTAGATCTCTGAATGTCTTCCCTCCTAATGCTACAGCTGTCATATCCTCCATTGATTATTATATGCCTTTAATACGTAGGGGCTAAAGAGAATTCAGGGTGTAGTTTTTTTAGAGCAAGGTGGTGCTGGAGGTTTTGTCGGTATCAAATTGAAAAATCCTGAAATGAAACGTGTGTGTGCTTCTATGGAATAATTGCATTATGGTTCTACCTCTGCTCTCTATTAGGTAACTAAAGGTACCTGTACAGATAAAAAGCGGTATGCATTTCCATCAATTTTGTACCATTAGATGGTGCATTAACAACTGTGTTCCATGGACTAAATATAGTGGCCTGATCCTATTCATGGCTGTTGATATGCAGGTTCTTTCCCTTATCAGGATCTCGGGTTGATGATATTTGTAGCTCATTCTAAGGTATCCTGTTTCTTTGATGTTAGGTTCTCATAGTACATGCTCATTTCTTTTTATTAATCTTACATATAGCGCCATGATCCTTTTCATGGACAAGTGCTCTGCCAATTTGAGTTTTTCAATGGTTCTTCCACAAACATACCATGTCACAATTCTTTGACTGCCTCATCCAATAAGAGATTGAGAAATGTATCATGATCCGTGTTAGGATTCGATTCCTATATTTTTTTAGATTCAACGCTTTTCCTTGTGTTCTATTTTTTAGATTTAAGAGGAATCTATATCAACTGAGTTTAGGATAATAGGTACATTTAACTATGCCCAGCTTTACCCACTGTTAACATGATTTCACCATGATATGATATTTTATTACAATCTAGGTTTACCGTACACACATTATTCTTCAATTTAGTTTGCAAACAAATAATAGTACTGAGTCCTATTTTTTGCATTTCAGTATTGGCAGCCATTCATCAATAGTTTAACGTACCCACTGATCACAGCTTGCTAAGAGAACTTCCTATTTACATCAGCATCATCATGCATCGCCTATCACCAGACCTTCACCAGCACCACCACACATCAGCAGCGCTACTACCACCGAAGACAACTATTTGTGTACACCGACTTAGAGATCAGCTACCGTGtatagcttttccacaataaaataCTTATCCCTGTAATATATTTCAATAGACCTGTATAACCTCTGAACGTTCTACCGCGTGAGCGCGCGAAATCGCGCGCCAATCGACTAGTTCCACACATCCATGAACCTTGTCGTGGCCTCCAGCGCGTTCGCCGCTGCGTCCTTGTTCCCCACCACGGCACTGGACCAAGTCAGGAACTACTAAAAGGTTCTAACGATTAGAGGAGGTGAATAGCATATAAAATTTTTTAtaataacacttaacaaaccggttagataaatatgaggcgaagcgaatattgcgttagcctactaaaaatgcaagctacCTGTCATAATTCTAatatctatagtctctatccacacaatggctatgtcactacactaattTAATaaactctcaaagactaactaaagagcctcactaaccattAGACTcgacacaagcttgctctcaagactaactacactaaagagcgaagcaacacAAGAAATATAAATACAAGGTAGGGGATATGAAGTTTATACCGTCGTGTCAAGgatagagccaatcacaagatgatcgcaatcaatcacaatgaatactaaGAAATCCTCAGACaaggtgacacaagatttttttaccgaggttcacttgcttggcgGCAAGCtattcctcgttgtggcgattcactcacttagaggttcacgcgctaattggcatcacacgctaaacctgCAActaggtgccgcacaaccaacacaagattagGATCACACAAGGCACAAGCAATCCACTAAACTACCTTTTGACTCTTCGCCGGGGAAAGgtaaagaacccctcacaatcaccataatcggagccggagacaaacacaagctctgctcgatgatcctcgttgcttcaagccatctaggtggcggcaaccaccaagagtaacaagcgaatcccgcagcgaaacacgaacaccaagtgcctctagattgaatcactcaagcaatacacttggattcactcccaatctcacaaagatgatgaatatgagtgggagggctttggctaagctcacaaggttgctatgtcaatacaaatggccaagagaatgagcttgagccgaccatagggcttaaatagagagcccccacgaatcaagccgttgggctcctcactgagCACTCTACGCGTCGACCGGACGTGCCTCTTCATAACAACTGGACGCAGCACAGTAGAGTCCGATTGTCGCGATGCTACCACGTGTCGTCTTTGTTCAACGTCGCTCGTTCGATTTCAATGGCTAGTCTCGCCTGCGCGaggttaagttgtgatcggacgcgtcgatCAACGATCAGGCGCGCCCGACGCCGTGTCCATTCACCTGCTTGCCTGTGTGCCCAACTTTGCAACCTGACGCACCGAGGGAATGACCAGACGCGCCACCAACgtggcgtccggtcacttccataAAGCTCCCCGAGCACCCTTTTCTCGACCTGACATGTCCGAGAGTGCATGACCGGACTCAGGGCCGAGTCCAGTTCTCATAGCCACAACGCGCCAATAGTTTCGACGCCACGTCACCATATGTTAGCAACAACCGGACCCAAAgcctgtgcgtccggtcaccattacgtgccagagtccggtcactaagCCGAAGTCGAGCCACTGCTCCACTACTGGCCGGACGCgtaggtcctacgtccggtcagctcAGTGACCTCCtcgacttcaccaacttctccacccttgctcaaatgtgccaaccaccaaatatatcaccttgtacacatgtgttagcatattttcacaaaacattttcagggttgttagcactccactagatctaaatgcatatgcaatgagttagagcatctagtggcactttgataactgcatttcgatacgagtttcacccctcttaatagtacgtctatcgatcctaaatgtgatcacactcactaagtgtctcgatcaccaaaccaaaatcctcttatcaagtttcacctttgtcttgagctttttatttttctctttcttcttttccaagtctaagaactttatcatcaccatggtcacaccatcatcatgatcttcaccgttgctccaccacttgaaatagtgctacctatctcatgatctctgagataaactaggttagcacttagggtttcatcaattcatcaaaaccaaactaaagctttcaacTAGTCGTTGAGCTTGCTCAACTTCTTCTCGGTCTCCGGTGGCGGCGGGGCGGCACTGTCACCAGCGAAGCCAGCGGTGGCACCATTGTTGCCAGTGGTGTCACAGCTCCTTGTAAGCCTCTAGCGGGGGTGGTTCCGATGGGGCCATGCCATGGCCGAATGAAGCCATGTCACGGTAGCCAGCAGGGTAAGGGAGAGGATGCTGGCGAAGGCCCTCATCCTGAACTGGCACACTTCACGGTTGGACTTGGACAAGTGGTCGGCATCAAGGGAGCCGGGGGCATGTGCCTACACTCAAATTCTGGGTTTCAAAGAAAATATACCTTCTTTGGTGTAGCTATAAAGGTATGAGCAACAGTGCTACCCAATTTTATGCtagtttatgatatcaaataagtatcattagcttcttcattaattatattctcatagtatacctatttgatgttataaatttTTGTATTTGTAATTATCTCAataattttggtcaaatttgATATGATATTACATGCGATTGCATCAGACCTTAAAAATTGATATGATATTATAAGAGAGAAACTAATGAATAAAATAAAccttatattatttttttctgaTCAAAACACGCTTATTAGCAGGCCGTGGACATCCCATAGTGCATACATAATTTAGGGTCGAGATAGGCCCAGTCCAACCCAACTTCGTAGCATAGGACTAACACAGCACCTCTTAATGGCCCAAAATCTACCTGGGTCTAATTAAATCCGTCCCGGGCCGGTTGGCACGCACGTTGTGCTTAGCCGGGGAGATTTCAGCAGGATCATGTTTTGATGACCTTCGAATTGCAAACAGTGCCATAGCCGACCCACGCCTTTCAAACAAAAGAGTGCCTCGTCTCATCTGCGCAGGATGCCATTAGTTTCAGTGTTTCACATCACCAAAGCACTCGCCCCGTTTCATCATCTTTATACGCCTCTACAGTTTACAGCTACACTCCATCAGTACAGTGACAGCACGTTGCTGGCCCAACCGATGAGTTCCTCTAAGCCCCACCTGCAACGGGTTGCTGCCTTGTTGCTGAGTCCTTTCTTCTCCAACCAGCCCGATCTCTGAAAACATGTGCTCCATGATCCGTGGATCTGAAACAGCCATTTTCTCGATCGCTCCCCATTCCGCCGTACACTCTAGCTCCTACTTCAAGGACAATTTTTGTTTGCCATTGTCagtcaaaaagaagaagagatttccttcaaaaagaaaaagaagaagagaccGACCTGCCTAAACCCTGGCGAACTCGCCGTCTCTGCAGACGCCGACGTCGATGGTCATCCTCCGGTCCTTCCCCACCGTCGGCGACGACACCACCCTGCAGCAATTCCTCCTCGGGGCCTGCACGCAAGGTTCATAGCTAGTCTAGTCACATCAAGATGCCACATTGCCACGTATGTCTGCCGTACGATCGATAAGGACCAGAACTGAGATATGCACGACGCGCGTACGTACCCGTTTCCAGAGCTCGGGGTCGGGCTTCTTGAGCACGACGACGCGGTCCAGCAGCGCGGCGGGGTCCGGGATGCGCCACCGGCACGGCGCGGGCGGCACCCGGTGCCGCTCGTACTCGGTCACCGTGGTGGTATTGCGGTTGCGCCAGCGGCGTTCCAGCCGCGCCTGCCGCATGTAGGACACCTGCGGCCTCTGGCACGGGTGCCGCGCCACGGGCCGCGTGTTGAACGCGTACGCCGTGTAGTCGGCGCGGCGGTACCAGTTGAGGAACGTCCGCATCGGCGTCTCCATCTCCCGCGGCGACAGCACCCCGCGGAGCACCACCACCGCGAACCCCCACGACACGGACACCGTCCACTCCTTGCCGGCGTCGTAGCACACCGACTGCTGCGCCACGGCCGCCGGGTCCAGCGCCACGGGCCCCGCGAACAGCCGCCGCAGCGCCTGCGTCCGCGACCGCACCGTCGGGAACACCGGCTGCAGGAAGTCGAAGTGGTGCAGCGACACCAGCGGCGCCACCGGGTGCGCGCCCAGGAggcccagcacgtcgccccacaGGTCGCCCTGGTGGAACCCGGGGTGGCGCGTCAGCGGCACCCCCAGCTCCGACATGCACGCGTGGATGCGGTCGTCGCTGCCGTACAGCGCGGGGTACCGCTCGATGCAGCCGTCCTGCATGCGCGCCAGCTGCGCCGCCAGCGCGGCGCTGATGGCGAACCCGCCGCCGCCGAACGCCATGCCGTACGAGAAGATGAGGTTCTGGATGTGGCTCTCCGACGGGTTCCCGATGTAGTACGGCTGCGTGTGGTCGTACTGGGACAGCACGTCCGCCAGGTTGTCCGGGAAGAACACCGTGTCGTCGTCGCCCATCACGAACCACCGCACGCCCGGGAGGCCCATCCGGAAGCTCTCCGAGACGATGCGCGTGATCCGCAGCGCCGAACGGCTGCCGGCGCCGTGCGTGTAGGGGAACCTGGACGTGTTGGCGCTGATCTTGATGCCAGGGAGACCCGAGGAGGCGTTCCTGGAGTATAGCTCCGGCACCGGCTTGTCCAGCCACACGAAGCCGCGCATCTTGCCCGGCCGCCACCACACCCTGATGTACTCCCTCCGGCTCTTCCAGAGCGACGACGATGCGCCGATGCCGAACACGATGTGGCGCAGCCCGGTGGGCGCGGCATCGTCGTCCGCGGAATGCTTCGGCTTCGGCCGCGCCTTGGGCGGCGGAAGCCGCGTCACGGAGGTAGACGATGCGCTGCCATTATTATGCCACTGGCCATCCGCCGCGGCCGCGAGACGAGCGACGGCACCGGCACCGCCGTCCTGCGGGCACGGGCGGGAGTAGAACGGGGACACGGCGAGCGCGACCACGTAGAGCACCAGCACGGGCAGGAGTACGTAGAGGAGGAGGATGTAGAGGAAGGAGGAGGTCTTGGACTTGGGCACCTGCTTGCTGGCGGCGGCGTGCATGACAATGGCGCCTCCTCCTTTCATGCCAGATCAGGGACGCCTGCGATGAGCCGATGATGGTGCATGGACAGGATCGAGAAGTGGCAAAAACGAGCAGCGATCGCCGCCAATGATGGCATGGGTTTAATATAGCAGCTCCCGGCGCAGTCCACGTGTTCGTGGGCAAACTCTGAGGAGGGGAGGACAGGTGTTGCGCGGCGACGGCAGTATATGTGACTATGTGAGTGTAGATCCCCAATTGGGTTACCATAACCTGAATTTGTTGGACTATAAATAGCCTGGTCAATGGCCAAATTGTCTTTGTAGGATCGATCTGCTAAATGACCTGTTTCGGCCTGTGAGCTTTCAGTCAGCCTCGCTATCAGGTTCATGGTGTATATATATCAATCCATCTTTGGCTGTACTGAACTTCACTGATTGTCGCCCAAGTCTGTctgactaatatatatatatatatatatatagacacacaccaTATCGAAGTAAGATGTTTATCGACATGATGGCATAATTGCATAGTCGATTACAATAGATAAACTTAAACCCTTGATAGTATCTTTCTCACTGGCGAACGATTTAACAGAGTACGACGATACCTGCTGTAGGTGTCACCCAATCGGGCTAATATATCTACAATTACCACATTTGTTGGGGAGTGTGTAGAGAGTGTTCCACAAGATATAATTCAACTGCAACTTCACAATAAGTAGATCAAGAGAGGGAAGTGAAGTATGAAGTGGCAAGCATGCAAGAACACATAGTTTATCCCGAGCTCCAGCCACACCACAAAGGTATTGAATCTCTTTCAACGCCTCTTGTCAAGCGAACAAAAAGATCAAGCCTGATGATTCCATTAGAAAGAATTGGGTAATACAAATTTCTCAAAGTAATCCACAACCAATAGGGTTTCAAACAGGTGACGCCTATTCGTCTAGGATTCAACAAACCCAAGGTTAACAAATCAAAATTGAAGATCGAGATGATGCTCACAAGGTCAACCACTCACCGCAACTCAATCCCCACGTCAACAAATCCAAATCAAAataagcaagagagagagaggggagcacTAGTGAATTTGTCTCGAGTTAGGTCTAAGTGACCGAATAATGTGAGAATATGTGtggggtgatgaggacatcactcctatGGATACACACAACACTCTTCAAGTTGCTACGCGAGGAGCAATTACTAGAGCACGAGCATGGCAAATAAATCTACAGTTGACCTCGTTCCTATGCACTTTATTTCATGATTGTGTGAATAGGTTGCTACCAAatgatattattattattaggaaATATTTAGACGATAAGTACTTGGGAAAAGGCATGGAGGCGGAAAAGGCCCCATCTTTCAGCTAACTGTTATTGTGTAAAACAGGCAAGTCCTGGAAATGTGAGCAAAGACCGGAATTTTCGACCCCTAGGAAAGTAACGATGTATGCACAGTTTGAACTCGAAAGAGTATCAGGTCCCTGAAATTTTGATCCCTTGATTGGGAATTCCAATGTGGAATTAAATCAAACCCAGGAAACCTTGATTTGAATTCCCAGTACACAAGCGAAATATATGACCCCTCAATAGTCGCGTCACGTTTCATAAGTATCCACACTACTGGAAAATTAAAACTGATTTAAACTAAAACTGATTGTTTTATAGATCCTATTTTTCTTGTTGGCTCATGTGTTGTTTTGATGGTGGGCACAAATTTTTGTGTCGGGTTACTACGACAAGGGTGGAAAACTGAATTTGATGTCATCGAATTTCCCTGTCGACATCAACGAAATTTCTTGTCGACATCGTAGCGACAAGGAAATTGCTTCACTGACAAGAAAATTCATCCACTGACAGagaaattttatttttctatCGCTTTTGTTTTGTCGATGTACCGACAGAGAAATGCATTTTCTAATTTTTCTGTCAATTTTTTGTATTTCCCTGCTAGTTTCACACACTGACAGGGAAATTCTGGTCTCCATTAGTGCcagaatttttttttataatgtCTATGTTTTGGTTAGATACCTTTGAAGACTTAGACACTTACAGTTGACTTGATCTCAACCCCTCTTAATACTATGACTTGCCTAATACTCAAGAAAAGTTCAAACGAATTTACAGAAGACTAAAGCTTCCATAACCATGTCCCCTGCCCGTAAACTTTATCATGTACTCCTCCCATCAAAAAAAAACTTTATGTTTTCTTACTTTTAATGAAAGGACCAAGGATGTCGCTTAGAGGATGGAAGTGAATAGGCATAGTCTTAAAGTTTAAAACTTAAAATGCGGAAGACGTTAGGATAGGGATATCCAATTTCTTGaaatctcaaataaaaaatataataaacCCCTCTAAAAGGAATAGACTAAGTACACAAGAGTTACTAAACAAGACTAAGAGACAAACACTGTGGGGGGTGTGGGTGGTTCACTACGTAAagaatgatttttagcaacgggatgaattttttgtagggggcggctggtgatggagccatccctacagtggcgtgctcgggaggccagacaccagccgcccctacaaatggaacagcaggggcggctggtgatacgagccgcccctacaaatgggtctgatttgtaggggcggctcactcaccagccatcCCTGGCGtttctatttataggggcggctggtgattgagccgcccctacaaatgcccccgtataaaatacctctgatttgtaggggcgactcaatcactagccgcccctacaaatgacccacatatagcaCAACtgtagcaccttcttcctcctcgggtcactcactccaacccgtgaaagaaaggtggggaggccttgagcaccttccaaaaattgctctactaagagagaaaggttttgatctcaaatcctttggtagaGAGgtcgtagaaggtaagaaaatgctattccatactttttttgaagttttaatggttggttagtgagtaattaaagttttatttttctctctcttctacggtgcttgagctacttataaagcaaattagacccaagttttaaatgtactagcgTAAATTagagaggggaacaagatcatacccttatttggtctatgtttcttaattttagtgaacaattagttagttttatgcatgtttcgtgtgcatgtagatctagatctagggtttgattttttttattaatttcgtttttgtaaatttatgtttgataaaattgaactagggtttgtatgaaagatattgggtaaagtataattgttgctaattgttgtctttgaaattatttattgtaatcaataaatatgtattttaattatttatggataaatggaccattaattaatttttctttaccatggtgtgtttgtatgcttcatgtagttatattagatttatattcatatatatctgaagtatatacaattattctcaagtaattattaatttaattcatttttatatatatctgaataagtagtcctttaatgtttgttttgttgttgttgtaaaagatggagtacatgaactcttggatgtatggttcattaaggttcaaggcaggtttccgtgaagaggtggatagaTTTATTGAAgttgcaaagaagcatgcaatgacattgaaagagaataaggat harbors:
- the LOC136540752 gene encoding uncharacterized protein, which gives rise to MKGGGAIVMHAAASKQVPKSKTSSFLYILLLYVLLPVLVLYVVALAVSPFYSRPCPQDGGAGAVARLAAAADGQWHNNGSASSTSVTRLPPPKARPKPKHSADDDAAPTGLRHIVFGIGASSSLWKSRREYIRVWWRPGKMRGFVWLDKPVPELYSRNASSGLPGIKISANTSRFPYTHGAGSRSALRITRIVSESFRMGLPGVRWFVMGDDDTVFFPDNLADVLSQYDHTQPYYIGNPSESHIQNLIFSYGMAFGGGGFAISAALAAQLARMQDGCIERYPALYGSDDRIHACMSELGVPLTRHPGFHQGDLWGDVLGLLGAHPVAPLVSLHHFDFLQPVFPTVRSRTQALRRLFAGPVALDPAAVAQQSVCYDAGKEWTVSVSWGFAVVVLRGVLSPREMETPMRTFLNWYRRADYTAYAFNTRPVARHPCQRPQVSYMRQARLERRWRNRNTTTVTEYERHRVPPAPCRWRIPDPAALLDRVVVLKKPDPELWKRAPRRNCCRVVSSPTVGKDRRMTIDVGVCRDGEFARV